The following proteins are encoded in a genomic region of Phragmites australis chromosome 9, lpPhrAust1.1, whole genome shotgun sequence:
- the LOC133928195 gene encoding uncharacterized protein LOC133928195, with product MYSHLSNRNLTHTNLTTADVLGMITEVSDTHSVQLPNQPTPTLNRDIVLKDLSNAEIRLTLWGRRAAEFSIDSIYNEEQAKPVVVLIVGSLMKTYAGQGYLSGNTACRWYFNPTILEAEQFYTALHNQRLPIKHITAATQQATPLRTSLHLEDKYLSDLQAMDPYDFPFYTYL from the exons atgtactcccacctctcaaaCAGGAACTTAACACATACTAATCTAACCACTGCAGATGTTCTTGGCATGATCACTGAAGTCTCCGACACACACTCGGTGCAGCTTCCAAATCAGCCAACGCCCACTTTAAACAGAGACATTGTCCTTAAAGATCTTAG CAATGCTGAAATTAGATTGACTCTATGGGGCCGACGAGCTGCTGAATTTAGCATCGACAGCATTTACAATGAGGAACAAGCTAAGCCAGTTGTTGTCCTCATCGTTGGCAGCCTCATGAAAACCTATGCAG GTCAAGGATATTTGAGCGGGAATACCGCATGTCGCTGGTATTTCAATCCCACAATTCTTGAAGCTGAACAATTTTACACCGC GCTTCACAATCAGCGCCTACCAATCAAGCATATCACTGCTGCCACACAACAAGCAACTCCGCTGCGAACATCACTTCACCTCGAAGATAAATATCTCAGCGATTTACAAGCAATGGATCCATATGACTTCCCG TTTTACACCTACCTCTAA